ATACAAGGAAAAGGAACCTTTGTTGCCGCCCCTATCAGGGAAGAAGCCCCTCTTAGAAAAACGATCAGTTTCTCAAAAATTTGTGAATTACAAGGCTTGAAGCCTTCAGCAAAGGTATTAAGTATCCGATATGAGACAGCACCTGACGAGGTGGCTCTGTTTCTCTCACTGCCTTTAGGGAGTGAGATCATTGCGATACGACGACTTCGCTATGCAGATACAGATCCAGTAGTCATTGAGTATAATGCATTTGCCCCTCATATGACCATGTTGTTCCAAGAAGATATGGAACAGTCACTTTATGATGTATTGAGAAGATATGGCCATGAACCAACAAACAGTACCAATGCAGTAAGTATCCATATGACTACACAAGAAGAGGCAATGTTATTGGGTATTGAGCCAGGACAGCCAATCATTCAAAACCTCAGTAGAGTGGTAAATGAATATGGGAAACCTCTCCATACCAGCAACCAGTTGGTAAAAACTAGCCAAAATACTGTATTCACTTTCTATGTGTAATAACAAACTGCTTCTGGTTCAAAAGACAGTTAGAGATATGCTGAAAAGCGGCCATATATTGAATATCCTATCATGGATTTCTACAAGAGAAGAATCCAAAGGACGTTTTATCATTAGTTTATTTTCATGCTCCCCAATCGGAATCACACAAGAAATGATTGGGAGAAATTTTATTAGAGCCAGCAAGTGACAATCAACTTGACAATCAACTTTTAGATTATGCTTGACAATACGAAGAGGGTGACTGATACTTAATTAACTGGTACTACCGGTAGTGCCAATGGAAAAAAGGGGAAGCCGATGTTTAGAAGACAAAAAATACTACCATATGTATATTTGGTCCCTGCCATATCTTTGTTACTTCTCTTCATGTATTACCCTGTTGCGAGCAATGTATTCTATAGCTTCTTGAAGTGGGACCTATTCAAGGGAACCAGATCTTTCATTGGATTTCACAACTATAAGAATCTATTCTCTGATGAACTCTTCTGGATTTCTTTACTGAATAATATCAGGTACATAGTAATTTCACTTGTCTTTCAAGTTGGACTAGCGCTTCTCTTTGCTGCTCAGATTGAACAATACCACAAAAAAGGTATTGCAACACTTTTCAGAACAGTTTTATTTATCCCCTCACTAATATCTTTGACCGTTATTGGCTTGTTATTCTCGTTTGTCTTCAAAACCGATGGAATTCTCAACAGTTTCCTGAGTATGCTTGGAAACAATACAATTACAAAAGGTTGGTTGGGTGACCCCAAGACTGCCATATACTCCATCATAGCCGTCTCGCAGTGGAAAAGTGTTGGCTATACAATGATGCTGTTCTGTGTGGCAATCCAGCGCATTCCGATGGAATTGTATGAAGCCTCCATCATTGACGGAGCTTCAAGAATTAATATGTTCAGGAATGTTACAGTTCCTCTCATTACTGACATGATCAAGATATCCTTGGTAATTAATATCAGCGGAGGCCTCCTTGTCTTCAATGAGGTGTTTGTCATGACCAATGGGGGGCCTCACGGTTCCAGTGAGGTGCTCAGCACAATCATGTATAAGAATGCCTTTACCCATGGGAAAGTTGGATATGCATCTGCAATCTCGATGGTCATCCTAGTAATGTCCATCCTTTTCTACGCACTTCAGCTGCTGGCTTCCAGAAAGAAGGAAGACTGAAATGAAACTGAGAAAAAAACTGAACCATTTGGCCACATTTCCTACTGACCACCTCTTTACCTTCATAATAACCTTCTTTCTCGTGCTGTTCTTAGCGGTTATTTTAGTACCGATGATCTGGATGGGTATCAGCTCATTGAAGGTAACCAATGAAATCTTCAGCAATATTTGGAGCCTTCCTTCGAGTTGGCAATGGAATAATTATGCCGTTGCATGGGACACTGGTATTTCACGCTACTTCATCAACAGTGCTGTGGTCACCTTGGGAACAGTGCTTTTGAATTTGGTTGCCTGTTCATTAATGGCCTATACCTTGACTATAAATGACATAAAGGGAAAAAACTTCTTCACGGCTCTCGCAATCATGGGAATACTATTCTCTCCCATCGTGAGTATCTTCCCGTTGTATCGGGAGATTCAGCTGTTGCAACTCTATAATAAAAGGCTTGCCTTAGTGTTGATCTACACAGCATACCAGATTCCCATGTCCTTCATGTTGATCTTCGCCTTCTTCAAGAACATCGATAAGGCGTATCTCGATGCTGCCCGTATTGATGGGGCAACCGACTTGCAAATCCTCTACAAGGTTTTCATTCCCCTCAGTGCCTCTATCTTTATGGTCTCCGTAGTCCTGACAAGCTTCTACGCTTGGAATGAATTTACCTTTGCCCTGGTATTCGTCAAGAACGATCTGCTCAAGACGATTCCGATCGGTTTGTTGGCCTTCCAAGGGGAGATGTACTCCGAGTGGGGGGTACTTCTTGCAGGATTAGTTATTTCTGCAATTCCTATAATTGCTTTATACATTTTTGCCCAGAAATATTTTATCGCTGGTCTCACTATGGGTGGGGTCAAGGGATAAGCAAGGAGAACGCATATGATGGTGTCTACGCTTGGTTTGAATGAAAACGAAAAAACGTATATGGATTCCCTTGTACCGAATGCAGTGGTACATACGAAACTTGATTGTATTCCTGACTCCGAGCTGGCCCTAATCGAGGTTGTCATATCGTATGGGTATGATCTAAGCCAGGATCGCATTGAGAGAATGACAAATCTGAAATGGATTCATATCGGGCAATCAGGCATGGAGTATCTATCCTCTTCCTTGCTACAGGAGAGGAACATACAATTAACAAACAGCCGTGGCATCAATGCAAGCAATATCGCAGAACATGTCATCTGTGCCATGTTGAACCATGTACGAAAAACCTTTGTATACCGGACAAAACAGCTTGAAGGTACTTGGGATACCGAAACAAGGATGGGAGAGCTTCGGGATACAAAACTGGGAGTCCTAGGACTTGGAATGGCAGGTCGAGAAGTTGTGAAGCGAGCACTCGCCTTCAATATGCACGTTCTGGGTATGGATATTGCTCCGGTCGAGATAGAAGGAGTCCAGCATTTCTTCCAACCGCACCAGGTGAAGGAGTTACTTAGCATATGTGACTTCGTAGTTCTTACCATGCCGCTTACCAAGAACACTCATCACATTATTAATGCAGAAACGCTCTCCGTCGTAAAAGACGGAGCGTTCCTCATCAACTGTGGAAGAGGTGGATTAGTCGATATCGAAGCCCTAAAGGTAGCCATTGCTTCAGGTGCATTGGCAGGCGCTTCTCTGGATGTCTTTGAGAAGGAACCTTTGGAAAAGGGTGATGAGCTTTGGACTTGGAATCCAGAGAAACTGGAGATTACACCCCATATTGCTGGTGACCATTTTGAAGCGTATGGGAAGAGGATGATCGAAGTATTGGCTAAGAACCTTTCTGTATACCCAAACTTTGATGCAATGCAGAACAAAGTCGATATCAAGTGGCTTTGAGTATAGGAGGAATTATGTCTCTGAATGACGTACGTAGAGTTTTGCAACAAATCCAAGGAAGAAAATTTTCAAGAATTTTCTTTGTTTCGTGTGGTGGATCCCAAGCATTGATGATGCCTAGCAAGTTTTTTGTCGATTCTGTTTCGACCACACTCTTTCCTCAACACTATAATAGCAATGAGTTCATTTACACGAATCCCAAGTCCCTGGGAACAGAGAGCATTGTCATCCTCTGTTCGCAGGAGGGGGCAACTCCTGAAACGGTGAAGGCTGCTGTGTTTGCAAAAGAGAAAGGTGCTACGGTCATTACTATTGCCATGGTCGATGGTTCCCCGCTACAGAAATCTGGTGGAGAACTCTTCGTCAAGTATGGACATTATGAAACAGCTGACGCCATTGATACCAGCTATGGGACTATGTACCTGCTGAGTTCCGGCATTGTAGATAATCAGGAAAACACCAACCACCTTGAAAAGATGGGTGAAAGCCTAATAAGGATCCAGCCAGTCATCCAGTATGCAAAGCAGGCCTTCTTTGCACGTGTGTCGGACTATGCGAAACGATTCAAGGATGCAAAGGTAATCTATTCCCTCTCCAGTGGCAGCAACTATTCACAATCCTATGTACTATGCAACTGCTACCTGATGGAAATGCAGTGGATCAATGCTATTCCCATCCATGCAGGAGAGTTCTTCCATGGGCCTTTTGAGATTATCGAGAAGGACAGTCCAGTTATCTTATTCATGGGTATGGATAGCTGTCGTGCCCTCGAGGAACGAGCAGTAAGTTTCTGCAAAAAGTATACTGATAACCTTTTTGTTATTGACGCCTCTGAGTTTGACGTATCCGGCATCGATACCGAGTATGTCGGATATATGACAACACTGATACTGAACAATGTCAGCCGACTGTTCTGCAAGAAGCTTTCCATTGAGAGAGAACATTCACTGGATATCAGAAGATACATGCATATCGTTGAATATTGATGTACATAGAAAAATACCAAAGGAGAAATGTATGAAAATGACGAGAAAAGGTTTGGTGGCATTGGTTTTATTGATCATATCAGTATCAATGCTCTTTGCGGGTGGGAGTACCGAGAAATCCAGTTCCGGTATTCAGGAGATTGAAGTTTTTACCAGATATTCCGATGGTGTCACGAAGGAGTATTTTGAACAGGTCGCTACAGATTTCATGAAAGAGAATCCGAATGTCAAGGTAACACTTTCCAGCGCGAACAATCAGAACTACAAGCAAGAGATCAATGTTCGGCTTGCCAGCAGTAGCGCCCCTGATATCTACTATGCTTGGAGTGGCGAGTATGCTAGGCAGTTCGTAGATGGTAACAGGGCTTTGGATATCACCCAACAGCTTACCAATGATGGCACTTGGTATGATTCTTTCATCAAGAATCAGTTTGGACCGTTCACCTTCAGTGAAAAGATCTACGGGATTCCTCTCATGATGGATGGAAAGGCATTCTACTACAACATTGATATTTTCAACGATCTTGGTCTTAAGGTTCCTGAGAATTGGGATGAGTTTATGCAGGTTTTAGAAGTCTTGAAGAAGAGCGAATACATCCCCATTTCGTTGGGAAATATTGAAGACTGGGCAACCGGGCATTATATGACCACGTTGAACCAGAGAGTGGTTCCTGCAGATGTTCTAGCAAAGGATTATGCTCTGGAAGGTGATTATTCCAATCCAGCATATGTCGAGGCTCTCAAGTATCTTCAGAAGATGGTTCCCTACTTCACACCGGAATTCAACAGTGTGACGTACGATGTCGGTATCAACGACTTCGTTAGCGGAAAGGCGGCGATCTACTACGAGCAGTTTAATCAGGTTCAATACATCATGCCGGCAACGTTCAACTGGTCATGGTTTGATTTCCCTGACATCATTGGAGCAGAGGGCGATCAGAATGCACTCACTGGGGCTCCT
The sequence above is drawn from the uncultured Sphaerochaeta sp. genome and encodes:
- a CDS encoding GntR family transcriptional regulator, with protein sequence MARRIDSDSMIPLYQQLSEILLSDIERGKLKQGERIPSENELMRLHNVSRITVRNALARLVDLGHLLKIQGKGTFVAAPIREEAPLRKTISFSKICELQGLKPSAKVLSIRYETAPDEVALFLSLPLGSEIIAIRRLRYADTDPVVIEYNAFAPHMTMLFQEDMEQSLYDVLRRYGHEPTNSTNAVSIHMTTQEEAMLLGIEPGQPIIQNLSRVVNEYGKPLHTSNQLVKTSQNTVFTFYV
- a CDS encoding sugar ABC transporter permease, with the protein product MYYPVASNVFYSFLKWDLFKGTRSFIGFHNYKNLFSDELFWISLLNNIRYIVISLVFQVGLALLFAAQIEQYHKKGIATLFRTVLFIPSLISLTVIGLLFSFVFKTDGILNSFLSMLGNNTITKGWLGDPKTAIYSIIAVSQWKSVGYTMMLFCVAIQRIPMELYEASIIDGASRINMFRNVTVPLITDMIKISLVINISGGLLVFNEVFVMTNGGPHGSSEVLSTIMYKNAFTHGKVGYASAISMVILVMSILFYALQLLASRKKED
- a CDS encoding carbohydrate ABC transporter permease encodes the protein MKLRKKLNHLATFPTDHLFTFIITFFLVLFLAVILVPMIWMGISSLKVTNEIFSNIWSLPSSWQWNNYAVAWDTGISRYFINSAVVTLGTVLLNLVACSLMAYTLTINDIKGKNFFTALAIMGILFSPIVSIFPLYREIQLLQLYNKRLALVLIYTAYQIPMSFMLIFAFFKNIDKAYLDAARIDGATDLQILYKVFIPLSASIFMVSVVLTSFYAWNEFTFALVFVKNDLLKTIPIGLLAFQGEMYSEWGVLLAGLVISAIPIIALYIFAQKYFIAGLTMGGVKG
- a CDS encoding D-2-hydroxyacid dehydrogenase — protein: MMVSTLGLNENEKTYMDSLVPNAVVHTKLDCIPDSELALIEVVISYGYDLSQDRIERMTNLKWIHIGQSGMEYLSSSLLQERNIQLTNSRGINASNIAEHVICAMLNHVRKTFVYRTKQLEGTWDTETRMGELRDTKLGVLGLGMAGREVVKRALAFNMHVLGMDIAPVEIEGVQHFFQPHQVKELLSICDFVVLTMPLTKNTHHIINAETLSVVKDGAFLINCGRGGLVDIEALKVAIASGALAGASLDVFEKEPLEKGDELWTWNPEKLEITPHIAGDHFEAYGKRMIEVLAKNLSVYPNFDAMQNKVDIKWL
- a CDS encoding SIS domain-containing protein, translating into MSLNDVRRVLQQIQGRKFSRIFFVSCGGSQALMMPSKFFVDSVSTTLFPQHYNSNEFIYTNPKSLGTESIVILCSQEGATPETVKAAVFAKEKGATVITIAMVDGSPLQKSGGELFVKYGHYETADAIDTSYGTMYLLSSGIVDNQENTNHLEKMGESLIRIQPVIQYAKQAFFARVSDYAKRFKDAKVIYSLSSGSNYSQSYVLCNCYLMEMQWINAIPIHAGEFFHGPFEIIEKDSPVILFMGMDSCRALEERAVSFCKKYTDNLFVIDASEFDVSGIDTEYVGYMTTLILNNVSRLFCKKLSIEREHSLDIRRYMHIVEY
- a CDS encoding extracellular solute-binding protein, giving the protein MKMTRKGLVALVLLIISVSMLFAGGSTEKSSSGIQEIEVFTRYSDGVTKEYFEQVATDFMKENPNVKVTLSSANNQNYKQEINVRLASSSAPDIYYAWSGEYARQFVDGNRALDITQQLTNDGTWYDSFIKNQFGPFTFSEKIYGIPLMMDGKAFYYNIDIFNDLGLKVPENWDEFMQVLEVLKKSEYIPISLGNIEDWATGHYMTTLNQRVVPADVLAKDYALEGDYSNPAYVEALKYLQKMVPYFTPEFNSVTYDVGINDFVSGKAAIYYEQFNQVQYIMPATFNWSWFDFPDIIGAEGDQNALTGAPQGLMVSSATKYPDACIAFLKYLTNSANAEKLVKDAKMFSTVIGAINEKSADMKQMQIAETIKKASSINLWLDNATDSEVVAVYLSGIQAMVGGSMTPEQVMATVQKKAAQVKAEK